Proteins co-encoded in one Pyxidicoccus xibeiensis genomic window:
- a CDS encoding serine/threonine protein kinase: MAVPFGKYELLRKIASGGMGQIFLAREHGTGFERLVVLKLILPHLAEDDEFLSMFLDEAGLVARLTHPNLITILDLTEIEGRHCLAMEYVQGDDLRRLDKFSRAQSRPMPVGLILRVIADAAAGLHYAHEARDAQGKPLRLVHRDVSPQNILVGFDGGVKVIDFGVAKAATSSQNTATGVLKGKYPYMSPEQASGQAIDARSDLFALGVVMWELLTGKRLFKGDSDMMTLRLVKDCVVPRPSQLNPKLPPGLDEVVLKALAPTPDARYPDCGAFRLALEDYTLNLRLPSSSAHLSAYLREVYAERIATEADPAKLDQLAEDSDLDSRSNSSMSGVGGGPRSSASRALGRSVQGPGPATRSRQAGSPPPPPQQLEKTRGTAPLARPPEEPRRVPWVPVAAAGVGLLLAGAAVVFLRTPAEATPVVQPAQPQPVVAVPHTPEPLPTKVPTQDRPQAVAGVELPVITEPPGATVSVNGEERGETPLRLKLAPGDGPVSVTLALNGYEPVTRQVSPTDDELRLELRRQAGKANGGKKHTGSGQGGNLGIKTGR, translated from the coding sequence ATGGCTGTGCCATTCGGTAAGTACGAGCTGTTGCGGAAGATTGCCTCCGGGGGAATGGGGCAGATCTTCCTGGCCCGCGAGCACGGGACGGGCTTCGAGCGACTTGTCGTCCTCAAGCTCATCCTCCCCCACCTCGCGGAGGACGATGAGTTCCTCTCCATGTTCCTCGATGAGGCGGGCCTGGTTGCGCGCCTGACGCACCCCAACCTCATCACCATCCTCGACCTCACGGAAATCGAGGGACGGCACTGCCTGGCCATGGAGTACGTCCAGGGTGACGACCTGCGTCGTCTGGACAAGTTCTCCCGGGCGCAGAGCAGGCCGATGCCGGTGGGCTTGATTCTCCGCGTCATCGCGGACGCGGCGGCGGGGCTCCACTACGCGCACGAGGCGCGTGACGCGCAGGGCAAGCCGCTGCGGCTGGTGCACCGCGACGTGTCCCCGCAGAACATCCTCGTCGGCTTCGACGGCGGGGTGAAGGTCATCGACTTCGGCGTGGCCAAGGCGGCCACCAGCAGCCAGAACACGGCCACCGGCGTCCTCAAGGGGAAGTACCCCTACATGTCCCCCGAGCAGGCGAGCGGGCAGGCCATCGACGCGCGCAGCGACTTGTTCGCGCTGGGCGTCGTGATGTGGGAGCTGCTGACGGGCAAGCGCCTCTTCAAGGGCGACTCGGACATGATGACGCTGCGGCTGGTGAAGGACTGCGTGGTGCCGCGGCCCTCTCAGCTCAACCCCAAGCTGCCGCCGGGGCTGGATGAGGTGGTGCTCAAGGCGCTGGCGCCCACGCCAGACGCGCGCTACCCGGACTGCGGCGCCTTCCGGCTGGCGCTGGAGGACTACACGCTCAACCTGCGGCTGCCCTCCAGCAGCGCGCACCTGTCCGCGTACCTGCGCGAGGTGTACGCCGAGCGCATCGCCACGGAGGCGGACCCGGCGAAGCTGGACCAGCTCGCCGAGGACTCGGACCTGGACTCGCGCTCCAACTCCTCGATGAGCGGCGTGGGCGGTGGGCCGCGCTCGTCCGCGTCGCGCGCGCTGGGCCGCTCGGTGCAGGGCCCCGGCCCGGCCACGCGCTCGCGCCAGGCGGGGTCCCCGCCGCCGCCCCCGCAGCAGCTGGAGAAGACGCGAGGCACCGCGCCGCTGGCCCGTCCTCCCGAGGAGCCCCGGCGCGTGCCCTGGGTGCCGGTGGCCGCCGCGGGCGTGGGCCTGCTGCTGGCGGGCGCCGCCGTCGTCTTCCTGCGCACGCCCGCGGAGGCGACGCCGGTGGTGCAGCCGGCGCAGCCCCAGCCGGTGGTGGCGGTGCCGCACACGCCGGAGCCGCTCCCGACGAAGGTCCCCACGCAGGACAGGCCCCAGGCCGTCGCGGGCGTGGAGCTGCCGGTCATCACCGAGCCCCCCGGGGCCACGGTGAGCGTCAACGGCGAGGAGCGCGGTGAGACGCCGCTGCGCCTGAAGCTCGCGCCGGGCGACGGGCCGGTGTCGGTGACGCTCGCGCTCAACGGGTACGAGCCGGTGACGCGGCAGGTGTCCCCCACGGACGACGAGCTGCGGCTGGAGCTGCGGCGCCAGGCCGGCAAGGCCAACGGCGGGAAGAAGCACACGGGCTCCGGGCAGGGCGGGAACCTGGGCATCAAGACGGGCCGCTGA
- a CDS encoding alkaline phosphatase D family protein has product MTTGVPQLERAVAVGRVSPRGARLWMRSPGGGTHRLELWLAAVPSERVTYAVDMGDRAHADHTFAFAFPDDVPGARPLEPVTRYGFRLSRADGVLVGEGRFETLPARPGQMPRRFCIGVASCHQPFDMNGELHELGVRMLRLARTAWERCDVKLVLWAGDQLYADFPENQSLFDPEYFKTVGPPGRESMLECTHDEARAVYHGRYRRNWGHPDWLALQALFPGYPILDDHEVVDNYGSLPEHHTKQWRHVRDAAEAAYRDYQHSRVQAFRPGDEGPYDYSFEYGAAAGYVLDVRSERRSTDGDHARVFAPHQLEHFSTWLNANADAPVLFIMLSVPPFFMPSWLSRVARYVPGSFREDAHDRWMHPQYRTDRCRMLELIKRHQQHHPRQQVVLVCGDVHVGYAARCDWRTQPPTSLHQFVSSSITHKMSSMDWHLARHIPRTHFAMSDLDGDRARIHLLGGSMARVLQQPVGGLNVGTIEVDLDGDRARLNFKLYGEDEDQPDEPKLLFESGFQ; this is encoded by the coding sequence ATGACGACGGGGGTTCCGCAGCTTGAGCGCGCCGTGGCGGTGGGGCGGGTGAGCCCGCGCGGCGCGCGCCTCTGGATGCGCTCACCGGGCGGGGGAACACACCGGCTGGAGCTGTGGCTCGCGGCGGTGCCGTCCGAGCGCGTCACCTACGCGGTGGACATGGGAGACCGCGCCCACGCCGACCATACCTTCGCCTTCGCCTTTCCGGACGACGTCCCCGGCGCCCGGCCGCTGGAGCCGGTGACGCGCTACGGCTTCCGGCTGAGCCGCGCGGATGGCGTGCTCGTCGGAGAGGGGCGGTTCGAGACGCTTCCAGCGAGGCCCGGCCAGATGCCCCGGCGCTTCTGCATCGGCGTGGCGAGCTGCCACCAGCCCTTCGACATGAACGGGGAGCTGCACGAGCTGGGCGTGCGGATGCTGCGCCTCGCGCGCACCGCGTGGGAGCGCTGCGACGTGAAGCTGGTGCTGTGGGCGGGGGACCAGCTCTACGCGGACTTCCCGGAGAATCAGTCGCTGTTCGACCCCGAGTACTTCAAGACGGTGGGACCGCCGGGCCGCGAGAGCATGCTCGAGTGCACCCACGACGAGGCGCGGGCGGTGTACCACGGGCGCTACCGGCGCAACTGGGGCCACCCGGACTGGCTCGCGCTCCAGGCGCTGTTCCCCGGCTACCCCATCCTCGATGACCACGAGGTGGTGGACAACTACGGCTCGCTCCCCGAGCACCACACGAAGCAGTGGCGCCACGTGCGCGACGCGGCGGAGGCGGCGTACCGCGACTACCAGCACTCGCGCGTGCAGGCCTTCAGGCCCGGCGACGAGGGCCCGTACGACTACTCCTTCGAGTACGGCGCGGCGGCGGGCTACGTGCTCGACGTGCGCTCCGAGCGCCGGTCCACGGATGGAGACCATGCGCGCGTCTTCGCGCCCCACCAGCTGGAGCACTTCTCCACGTGGCTGAACGCGAACGCCGACGCGCCGGTGCTCTTCATCATGCTGAGCGTCCCGCCGTTCTTCATGCCGTCCTGGCTGTCGCGCGTCGCCCGGTACGTGCCGGGCAGCTTCCGCGAGGACGCGCACGACCGGTGGATGCACCCGCAGTACCGCACGGACCGCTGCCGGATGCTGGAGCTCATCAAGCGCCACCAGCAGCACCATCCCCGGCAGCAGGTGGTGCTGGTCTGCGGTGACGTGCACGTGGGCTACGCGGCCCGGTGTGACTGGCGCACGCAGCCGCCGACGTCGCTCCACCAGTTCGTGTCCAGCTCCATCACCCACAAGATGTCGTCGATGGACTGGCACCTGGCGCGCCACATCCCCCGCACGCACTTCGCCATGAGCGACCTGGACGGGGACCGCGCGCGCATCCACCTGCTGGGCGGCAGCATGGCGCGCGTGCTCCAGCAGCCCGTGGGTGGCCTCAACGTGGGCACCATCGAGGTGGACCTCGACGGAGACAGGGCCCGGCTCAACTTCAAGCTGTACGGGGAAGACGAGGACCAGCCCGACGAGCCGAAGCTCCTGTTCGAGTCGGGCTTCCAGTAG
- a CDS encoding HEAT repeat domain-containing protein, translating into MLRPSIFRASTLGLLALTLCPLLPLPAAAQQEAPALRPQACSVGGLMDSIRRGLGSKSEAYKKYLRTLLRESAVTLPDAELRAAFERETDPVMVEHLAAALVARTERGADPGAMGVVARRIQQERDPALRVASLRALRRTSATENTGELYEQLVRDASPEVRQEAATNLIEDNQFVYSGHHGPAADAAVGAAAASTDPKVTARILDNVSTEHISAESTDQLKSLLRSDDAQVRRAAVNALGGVPTEQMGGARETLLAMYRGEQDSGVRKLLLQSLAQLGFAGAIPDLQRLRGVDPALAPEVDAWIRVLGMGLQEWSLILREKQRLQQAP; encoded by the coding sequence ATGCTGCGTCCCTCCATCTTCCGCGCGAGCACGCTCGGCCTGCTCGCCCTCACGCTCTGCCCCCTCCTGCCCCTTCCGGCCGCCGCGCAGCAGGAGGCGCCCGCCCTCCGGCCCCAGGCCTGCTCCGTCGGCGGGCTGATGGACAGCATCCGCCGCGGGCTCGGCTCGAAGTCCGAGGCGTACAAGAAGTACCTGCGCACGCTGCTGCGCGAGTCCGCCGTCACCCTGCCGGACGCGGAGCTGCGCGCGGCCTTCGAGCGTGAGACGGACCCCGTCATGGTGGAGCACCTCGCCGCCGCCCTGGTGGCGCGCACCGAGCGCGGCGCGGACCCCGGCGCCATGGGCGTGGTGGCCAGGCGCATCCAGCAGGAGCGCGACCCGGCCCTGCGCGTCGCCAGCCTGCGCGCCCTGCGGCGCACCAGCGCCACCGAGAACACGGGCGAGCTGTACGAGCAGCTGGTGCGGGATGCCTCGCCCGAGGTGCGCCAGGAGGCCGCGACGAACCTCATCGAGGACAACCAGTTCGTCTACTCGGGCCACCACGGCCCGGCCGCGGACGCGGCGGTGGGCGCGGCGGCGGCCTCCACGGACCCGAAGGTGACGGCGCGAATCCTGGACAACGTCTCCACCGAGCACATCAGCGCGGAGTCGACGGACCAGCTCAAGTCGCTGCTGCGCAGCGACGATGCCCAGGTGCGCCGGGCGGCGGTCAACGCGCTGGGCGGGGTGCCCACGGAGCAGATGGGCGGCGCCCGCGAGACGCTGCTCGCCATGTACCGCGGCGAGCAGGACTCCGGCGTCCGCAAGCTGCTGCTGCAGAGCCTTGCGCAGCTCGGCTTCGCCGGAGCGATTCCCGACCTCCAGCGGCTGCGCGGCGTGGACCCCGCGCTGGCGCCGGAGGTAGACGCCTGGATTCGGGTTCTCGGCATGGGCCTTCAGGAGTGGAGCCTGATCCTGAGGGAGAAGCAGCGGTTGCAGCAGGCTCCATGA
- a CDS encoding glutathione S-transferase family protein yields MKLYFNPRSRATIAKWLLDEAGAKYELVPIDLGKREHKTPEYLKINPAGKLPALVDGAARVFEGPAICIYVADKYPEANLAPKIGAPERGRYLSLLVYATAQVEPSVGDHLMKQQTAPQRGWTDYESMLNAVESELGDGPWLFGDWFTAADVMLGSMFIWMRIQGAKTGRATIDAYVDRLMARPKGLKVG; encoded by the coding sequence ATGAAGCTCTATTTCAATCCCAGGAGCCGTGCGACCATCGCCAAGTGGCTGCTCGATGAGGCCGGCGCCAAGTACGAGCTGGTGCCCATCGACCTCGGGAAGCGCGAGCACAAGACGCCCGAGTACCTGAAAATCAATCCCGCCGGGAAATTGCCCGCGCTGGTGGACGGCGCGGCCCGCGTCTTCGAGGGGCCGGCCATCTGCATCTACGTGGCGGACAAGTACCCCGAGGCGAACCTCGCGCCGAAAATCGGAGCCCCGGAGCGCGGGCGCTACCTGTCGCTGCTGGTGTACGCCACCGCGCAGGTGGAGCCCTCCGTGGGCGACCACCTGATGAAGCAGCAGACGGCGCCCCAGCGCGGCTGGACGGACTACGAGAGCATGTTGAACGCGGTGGAGAGCGAGCTCGGCGACGGGCCCTGGCTGTTCGGCGACTGGTTCACCGCCGCCGACGTCATGCTCGGCTCGATGTTCATCTGGATGCGCATCCAGGGCGCGAAGACGGGCCGGGCGACCATCGACGCCTACGTCGACCGGCTGATGGCCCGCCCCAAGGGCCTGAAGGTGGGCTGA
- a CDS encoding TetR/AcrR family transcriptional regulator → MAAKKRLTAAERRVQLMEVGRGVFASHGYEATSIEEVAQQAGVSKPIVYEHFGAKEGLYAAIVDREMDDLVARMSESISQGSPRERFEAAVLAFMTYAKEEPAGFAVLTRDSPLSTARRGLTRVIDDLAQRVGDIFRSEFERAGFNPKVAPIYANALVGMVTQVGQWWAADGRSFSIDHVARHVAALGWMGLRHLPKEPDSPGARLGAKRRG, encoded by the coding sequence TTGGCGGCGAAGAAACGACTGACGGCGGCTGAGCGGCGGGTCCAGCTGATGGAGGTCGGGCGGGGGGTCTTCGCCTCGCACGGCTACGAAGCGACCTCGATTGAGGAGGTTGCCCAGCAGGCGGGCGTGTCGAAGCCCATCGTCTACGAGCACTTCGGCGCGAAGGAGGGGCTGTACGCGGCCATCGTGGACCGGGAGATGGACGACCTGGTGGCGCGCATGTCGGAGAGCATCTCCCAGGGCTCGCCACGCGAGCGCTTCGAGGCGGCGGTGCTGGCCTTCATGACGTACGCGAAGGAGGAGCCCGCGGGCTTCGCGGTGCTCACGCGCGACTCGCCGCTGAGCACCGCGCGCCGGGGCCTGACGCGCGTCATCGATGACCTGGCGCAGCGGGTGGGTGACATCTTCCGCAGCGAGTTCGAGCGCGCGGGGTTCAACCCGAAGGTGGCGCCCATCTACGCGAATGCGCTGGTGGGCATGGTGACGCAGGTGGGGCAGTGGTGGGCCGCGGACGGGCGCTCGTTCTCCATCGACCATGTGGCGCGCCATGTCGCCGCGCTGGGCTGGATGGGGCTGCGGCACCTGCCCAAGGAGCCGGACTCTCCCGGGGCGAGGCTGGGCGCGAAGCGGCGCGGGTAG
- a CDS encoding fatty acid desaturase, with product MYLALCGAVFLAAYLLNILTITVGYHRGLAHKAVRLHPALKRVVIVGGNWLTGLDPKAWVVMHRLHHEHSDTPLDPHSPVNVGILGIGMEQLRNYKRVIIGLAREEPEYTRYAKDLDFPLNALNRTKRWYLPYLLHAAVGLGLGFGIGWLLGAAYFFGMMSHPVQGGLVNSLGHAVGGRNFDTDDNSRNNHLAAWLIFGEGFQNNHHRYPGSASFSYRRHEIDMGYGACVLLEKLGLATIQRDYLIPRPPREHSVEAQVQS from the coding sequence ATGTACCTCGCCCTCTGTGGAGCCGTCTTCCTGGCGGCGTATCTGCTCAACATCCTCACGATTACGGTGGGTTACCACCGGGGCCTCGCGCACAAGGCGGTGCGCCTGCACCCGGCGCTGAAGCGGGTGGTGATTGTGGGCGGCAACTGGCTCACGGGCCTGGACCCGAAGGCCTGGGTGGTGATGCACCGGCTGCACCACGAGCACTCGGACACGCCGCTGGACCCGCACTCGCCCGTGAACGTGGGCATCCTCGGCATCGGCATGGAGCAGCTGCGCAACTACAAGCGCGTCATCATCGGGCTGGCGCGCGAGGAGCCGGAGTACACGCGCTATGCGAAGGACCTCGACTTCCCGCTCAACGCGCTGAACCGCACGAAGCGCTGGTACCTGCCGTACCTGCTGCACGCCGCCGTGGGCCTGGGGCTCGGGTTCGGCATCGGGTGGCTGCTGGGCGCGGCCTACTTCTTCGGGATGATGAGCCACCCGGTGCAGGGCGGCCTCGTCAACTCGCTGGGGCACGCGGTGGGCGGGCGCAACTTCGACACGGACGACAACTCGCGCAACAACCACCTGGCCGCGTGGCTCATCTTCGGTGAGGGCTTCCAGAACAACCACCACCGCTACCCGGGGTCCGCGTCCTTCTCCTACCGCCGCCACGAAATCGACATGGGCTACGGCGCCTGCGTGCTACTGGAGAAGCTGGGCCTTGCCACCATCCAGCGCGACTACCTCATCCCGCGCCCGCCCAGGGAGCACTCCGTGGAAGCACAGGTCCAATCCTGA
- the trhA gene encoding PAQR family membrane homeostasis protein TrhA, translated as MTTQAVEKPKLRGVLHQFAAVGALGAGLVLVSMAPTPRAAAAAALYALSLVVLFTVSATYHRVDWSTRGRAWMRRMDHASIFILIAGTYTPIALIGISGAAGDSLLLAIWGGALVGVVKSLFWAHAPKVVTAALAVAVGWTLVPYLDEARATLGALELTLILAGGVAYTAGALAYALKRPDLKPGVFGYHEVFHALTIVGAGLHFVVVLRLVRAAAPLAG; from the coding sequence CTGACCACCCAGGCCGTAGAGAAGCCGAAGCTGCGGGGCGTGCTGCACCAGTTCGCCGCCGTGGGCGCGCTCGGAGCGGGCCTGGTGCTCGTCTCCATGGCGCCCACGCCCCGGGCCGCCGCCGCGGCGGCGCTGTATGCCCTCAGCCTGGTGGTGCTGTTCACCGTCAGCGCCACCTACCACCGCGTGGACTGGTCCACGCGCGGGCGGGCGTGGATGCGGCGCATGGACCATGCGTCCATCTTCATCCTCATCGCGGGCACGTACACGCCCATCGCGCTGATTGGCATCTCCGGCGCGGCGGGTGACAGCCTGCTGCTGGCCATCTGGGGCGGGGCGCTCGTCGGGGTGGTGAAGTCCCTGTTCTGGGCCCATGCACCCAAGGTGGTGACGGCGGCGCTGGCCGTCGCGGTAGGCTGGACGCTGGTGCCCTACCTGGACGAGGCACGCGCCACGCTCGGCGCGCTGGAGCTGACGCTCATCCTCGCGGGCGGCGTCGCGTACACGGCGGGAGCGCTCGCGTACGCCTTGAAGCGGCCCGACCTGAAGCCCGGCGTCTTCGGCTACCACGAGGTGTTCCACGCGCTCACCATCGTCGGTGCGGGGCTCCATTTCGTGGTGGTGCTGCGGCTCGTCCGCGCGGCGGCCCCCCTGGCGGGGTGA